In Pan paniscus chromosome 1, NHGRI_mPanPan1-v2.0_pri, whole genome shotgun sequence, the DNA window CCCATCTGGGGTAAAAATATATCTGGTTAAGTACAAAATATAGTCTTTACCATACAAAAAGATACATAATACAAAAACATGAAACCAACCATCTTCAGCCCACACTTTCTGGCTGTAATAACTCTCAGAAAAGGGTGGAGCTCAGTGCTCTGACACAGGACAGTGAACAAAGTGCTATGGCTGAGAGTGACTGACCAAGTGCTGGCAGCTGCAGTGAGGGGCCAATATCCCTATCTCCTAACACAGGGCAGGAAGGGGGTTCAAAGGGCTTTTATGAAGACCTGCCCTCTAGTTTCTCATGGCAGTATTTGGAGGTTCTGATCACAGGGTTGGGCATCTTGATCGAGAGTTCCTCCTTGGGTTTGAAGTCACAGTGGGCAAGGCTGACAGCAGCAACCCTTTCACATGATTTAAGCGTTAGAATTATATAATTCTGTACATTGGGGCAATCTCAAAAGTAGTaaaattttttctgtcttttggctTAACCCTAGAGACACAGTAGACCAGTTTCAGCTTACATTTAAGATGGCAGAAGGGGAGAACAAAAAATTTGACAGGAATTAAAGTGCTAAGAACATCACCTTAGAGTCAATTCCAAGGACTTACATGAAGAGAAAACCATCCTCccatatgaaaatatttgcagtaGGAGAACACAGTGCAATAGGCTCCAAAAATGGCTTTTAAGACCTTTGGTGGGGCAGTTACTACTGCTTTAAAAGCCAGGTTAAAGTATACTCTAAGCAAAGATGACCGTAGAGCAGCTAGCTTCCTTTTTTATAATCACAGGGAAAGCTCTCTCCATTGTCCATCAAATCAGCTCtagaaggtttttcttttttttctacaagTGCACAAAGGGGAAACACTGATTTTAAGAACCTCCTTTTCCCAAAGTTTTGGCCACAATTTCCCTTTTCATCTTCCTAGTTTGTTAAATTGGCTCTTCTCCACATGATACATAAGTTCAAGGTCCAAAGTTCTTATCACAATTTACAAAAAGCCTCCAAAAAACCTTGAAAAGCTTATGCCAGGAGGCCATTTTTACCTGACCCAAAACTATCGAAAAGGCCTCAATTTTCAAGGAGATCTGGGAAAATGGATGGGCCTGagtttttctagttatttttaaaccCATCCAACAAACACCCCTGTATCACAACATGGGCGCTGGCTGAGGATGAGTCCGCATCCTTTAAGGCCCAGGAGATTGCCTGCTGACCACCTCCTACATTAGGAAGTCAGAGGCTAAGGTGGACCCACACTCCATTGCAGAGACTGTTGAGTCTCTGAAAAAGTGAGTGTCCAggaagagagacaaaaagaaacaagtaGGTAAAGCTGCTTCTTTTCTTCCACATGCTCACTGCACATTGTTGTTGAGGATGCAGGGATCCacctaaagaaagaaacagactATTTCAGTTCAGGtaagaacaaaaagaacaaaccagtTTAGCAATCCGTCTAAGTCAACTTCTTATAGAAAGCTTAGGACAAATTTAACAGTAAAGATGACAATCCTCACCTCAGTATAAGTCGGTGGTGGCATGAACTTGAACTCAGGGGCATACATAAAGATAGGGCTGTCTTGAGAGCCATCCATGTCATCTAGCAGAGGAGTGGTTGGGCTCTCTAATCGGTGATCTTCAGGAATGACATCCATATAGCAGGGAGgagctagaaaagaaaatatggccaCATAAGAATCCTGCCCAAGAAATGCTGGACCATCACAATTTTACAAACCCAGGTagaccagaaagaaagaaaagacattagGTCTGGCTCACCTTCTGGGGTATCAGGGATGTTCAGATCTACCCAACTCATCTCAGAGCTGGTTCGGCTGGCCATGCTGGATGTTCTGCTGCTTAGACCTGATCTGCTGCCAATTACCAGGGGCAGGTCAAGGATGACCTTCTTGGATCCAGGAACGCTAACATAGATCTAGAAAGGAAGATGGCAGTTTATTACACCAGAGGTCTGGAGAAACAAGACAGTTGTGGTAACAGATGAACAATTTCTCTGCTGAAGCCACCCTGCATCTACCCACCAGTAAGGAATATTCAACTCGAAGGATGTTGCAGCCCAGGATAGAAGGCCTGATCTTCTGAACCCGAAGGCTCTTGCCACGCCATGATGCGCATGTCCCTGAGATAATATGATTGCCTCTGACTGATGACAACTTCTGAGTCAGCACCTTGGTCTGGCCATTGGCAAGGTAAGTGTGGCGGGCCACAATGGCAGCTTTGGGGACCACAATTCGGGAACATGTATTCTCAAAGTCAGCATGGATGGAAATCTCATCACCTAGCAATGAGAAAGATGAAAACTTACTGATACTCAGTATAGTTAATGACACTTCCTCTACCCCAGTCCCATGCCCTTGCCCCTAAACCCAGTTCCTGTTTTAACTGCCATAAGCACTAGGATTTTACCTTCACAGAATCCTTTTCTGTCAATTCGAGCAGAGACAGACACCCGCCCATCAGGAATGAACATGCAggaaactttcttttcctttttagcaGACACAGGTGCCTATAATAGAAGGGGATAAAAAGGTGTTTTGAGATGCTTCAATCTAATGCCCAAGACGTCTGATTTATCATCCTCATGACCCAGGAGAATAGAATCTTTAAAATGGATCTCACCATTAAATCAGGGGTATTGACATCCACCAGATCCACTACTTCAaagtttttctttgtctcttgagTTGGCTGGCTCGGGCGGTCAAGAAAAGCCTTCACCCAGTAGTCTACACACCCATATTTTCCTTTGAAGGATGTTCCCAGAGGCCTgtgtcaagaaaatgaaaattttaaaacgcTCTCCAAGAACAGTAAGT includes these proteins:
- the TXNIP gene encoding thioredoxin-interacting protein isoform X1 → MVMFKKIKSFEVVFNDPEKVYGSGEKVAGRVIVEVCEVTRVKAVRILACGVAKVLWMQGSQQCKQTSEYLRYEDTLLLEDQPTGENEMVIMRPGNKYEYKFGFELPQGPLGTSFKGKYGCVDYWVKAFLDRPSQPTQETKKNFEVVDLVDVNTPDLMAPVSAKKEKKVSCMFIPDGRVSVSARIDRKGFCEGDEISIHADFENTCSRIVVPKAAIVARHTYLANGQTKVLTQKLSSVRGNHIISGTCASWRGKSLRVQKIRPSILGCNILRVEYSLLIYVSVPGSKKVILDLPLVIGSRSGLSSRTSSMASRTSSEMSWVDLNIPDTPEAPPCYMDVIPEDHRLESPTTPLLDDMDGSQDSPIFMYAPEFKFMPPPTYTEVRIVIFTVKFVLSFL
- the TXNIP gene encoding thioredoxin-interacting protein isoform X2; translation: MVMFKKIKSFEVVFNDPEKVYGSGEKVAGRVIVEVCEVTRVKAVRILACGVAKVLWMQGSQQCKQTSEYLRYEDTLLLEDQPTGENEMVIMRPGNKYEYKFGFELPQGPLGTSFKGKYGCVDYWVKAFLDRPSQPTQETKKNFEVVDLVDVNTPDLMAPVSAKKEKKVSCMFIPDGRVSVSARIDRKGFCEGDEISIHADFENTCSRIVVPKAAIVARHTYLANGQTKVLTQKLSSVRGNHIISGTCASWRGKSLRVQKIRPSILGCNILRVEYSLLIYVSVPGSKKVILDLPLVIGSRSGLSSRTSSMASRTSSEMSWVDLNIPDTPEAPPCYMDVIPEDHRLESPTTPLLDDMDGSQDSPIFMYAPEFKFMPPPTYTEVDPCILNNNVQ